The following proteins are encoded in a genomic region of Nocardioides renjunii:
- a CDS encoding helix-turn-helix transcriptional regulator, with translation MAAAHSSGVWWWQSLNRGTCRWCRRAGAPTSGGHPEAHPEPCRARPRTAGGGVVDVPRLRHGGRRHSRPILSERGGGGVLRAGLVGRDGELKALMRAVHEAFRGDSTAVVVAGEPGIGKTFLLSTLRTRVDELGGFVLTGRASEFEQHPLGPFVDALDAHLHALDETVLEAMSDEDRTRLATLFPSLGIRVPAGGVSVGTPEHRVSGYAAIRRLLELVSRERPLVLVLDDLHWADRSSLELFAFLLRRPGAARLLLVGAYRPRQVDADLAADVARAVFDGVARYVEVNPLDVQQVGDLMGVTDRRSAEELHRVSGGNPFYLLTLAGTGEHAPQLDDGLPPAISQAILAELDRAGPARSLAEGAAVVGDPFGLDLAGWVAGVDEQSAYELIDQLVLRGIVESGDVPRQFAFRHPLVRRAVYDALPPGRRLALHERCVAGLAELGAPATDLAGHLEHAARVGDQEAVDVLVEAADQAAARAPASAVRWLGTALRLLPGTADPSQRLRLARRQPPLLAALGEPEAALASAVEALELATDDATRVELALTSVAIEQGLGRYADAHRRLVRTLEPLDRRSEPAVSVMVAMVLDAFYNRDHEAVRSWTSAAASEAERLQKPVLSAAAHAGAAFAHALGGATEAAEAHLGSALELLPLLTDADLARRLDVLGGMAGAELYLDRYDACIAHGARGLALALASGDMWAVPTLGPAYGTALWVAGRVEESIRHCDTMVEAARAARRPETTAWGLFNLAFALAVAGRLEEASDRGRESLELAGRRSNTGIEAWAGAVLAFIEVESGRPELALETLYATCGGAQLTGIPGGWRTYAFDIAVRAHVARGDVRRAEECAAGATAWADVVGLPFAQSLARRAVAACALAGGDHARAAEAARAAATAADLVGARVDAARARTLAGRAVEGTGDLEGAVALWTEAAATLDACGARRFRDEAERELGRVGRRPHRRTSPGSGVAGLASLTAREREIADLVVDRLTNPEIAQRIFLSTKTVESHLRNIFRKVGVGSRTELARLVDARG, from the coding sequence ATGGCGGCGGCGCACTCGTCGGGTGTGTGGTGGTGGCAGAGTCTGAATCGAGGCACCTGTCGATGGTGTCGACGAGCCGGCGCACCGACATCGGGCGGACACCCTGAGGCGCACCCTGAGCCGTGTCGGGCCAGGCCCCGCACTGCGGGAGGCGGCGTCGTGGACGTACCTCGTCTCAGGCATGGAGGCCGACGGCACTCTCGTCCTATCCTGAGCGAGCGAGGAGGGGGAGGCGTGCTGCGCGCTGGACTTGTCGGACGTGATGGCGAGCTGAAGGCACTGATGCGTGCGGTGCACGAAGCCTTCCGCGGTGACAGCACGGCCGTCGTCGTCGCCGGGGAGCCGGGGATCGGCAAGACGTTCCTGCTCAGCACGCTGCGCACGAGGGTGGACGAGCTGGGTGGCTTCGTTCTCACCGGGCGCGCCTCGGAGTTCGAGCAGCACCCGCTCGGCCCGTTCGTCGACGCCCTTGACGCACACCTGCACGCCTTGGACGAGACGGTGCTGGAGGCGATGAGCGACGAGGACCGGACTCGCCTTGCGACGCTCTTCCCGTCGCTCGGCATCCGCGTTCCTGCCGGCGGGGTGTCGGTGGGGACGCCCGAGCACCGGGTGAGCGGCTACGCAGCGATCCGCAGGTTGCTGGAGCTCGTGTCGCGGGAGCGTCCGCTCGTGCTGGTGCTCGACGACCTGCACTGGGCCGACCGCTCCTCGTTGGAGCTGTTCGCCTTCCTGCTGCGTCGCCCCGGCGCGGCCCGGCTGCTGCTCGTGGGTGCCTACCGACCACGGCAGGTGGACGCCGACCTGGCCGCCGACGTGGCGCGCGCGGTGTTCGACGGGGTCGCCAGGTACGTGGAGGTGAACCCCCTCGACGTCCAGCAGGTGGGCGACCTGATGGGCGTGACGGACCGTCGCTCGGCCGAGGAGCTGCACCGTGTGAGCGGTGGCAACCCCTTCTACCTGCTCACGCTGGCGGGCACCGGAGAGCACGCCCCGCAGCTGGACGATGGGCTCCCGCCTGCGATCTCGCAGGCGATCCTGGCGGAGCTCGACCGTGCCGGGCCGGCCCGGAGCCTGGCCGAGGGCGCGGCCGTGGTGGGCGACCCGTTCGGGCTGGACCTCGCCGGCTGGGTCGCCGGGGTGGACGAGCAGAGCGCGTACGAGCTCATCGACCAGCTCGTCCTGCGCGGCATCGTCGAGAGCGGCGACGTCCCTCGGCAGTTCGCGTTCCGCCACCCGCTGGTGCGTCGCGCCGTCTACGACGCGCTGCCTCCGGGGCGACGGCTCGCGCTGCACGAGCGGTGCGTCGCCGGCCTCGCGGAACTCGGCGCGCCGGCCACCGATCTCGCGGGCCACTTGGAGCACGCCGCACGAGTGGGGGACCAGGAGGCTGTCGACGTGCTGGTCGAGGCGGCCGACCAGGCAGCCGCACGCGCCCCCGCGAGCGCCGTGCGGTGGCTGGGCACTGCACTGCGACTGCTTCCCGGAACGGCGGACCCGAGCCAACGGCTGCGTCTGGCGCGGCGGCAGCCGCCGTTGCTCGCCGCGCTCGGCGAGCCCGAGGCCGCGCTGGCATCGGCCGTCGAGGCGCTGGAGCTCGCGACCGACGACGCCACCCGCGTGGAGCTCGCGCTGACGAGTGTCGCCATCGAGCAGGGGCTGGGCCGGTACGCCGACGCTCATCGTCGCCTGGTCCGGACGCTCGAGCCACTGGACCGCCGGAGCGAGCCGGCGGTCTCGGTGATGGTCGCCATGGTGCTCGACGCCTTCTACAACCGCGACCACGAGGCGGTCAGGTCCTGGACGTCCGCCGCGGCGAGCGAGGCCGAACGACTGCAGAAGCCGGTCCTGAGCGCTGCCGCCCACGCCGGTGCGGCGTTCGCCCATGCTCTGGGGGGAGCCACCGAGGCTGCGGAGGCCCACCTCGGCTCCGCCCTCGAGCTGCTGCCGCTCCTCACCGACGCCGACCTCGCCCGCCGACTCGACGTCCTGGGTGGGATGGCCGGTGCCGAGCTCTACCTCGACCGCTACGACGCGTGCATCGCGCACGGTGCCCGCGGTCTCGCACTCGCTCTGGCCAGCGGGGACATGTGGGCCGTCCCCACCCTCGGCCCGGCCTATGGCACGGCACTGTGGGTCGCCGGTCGGGTGGAGGAGTCGATCCGCCACTGCGACACCATGGTCGAGGCGGCGCGCGCTGCCCGGCGTCCGGAGACCACGGCCTGGGGCCTGTTCAACCTGGCCTTCGCGCTGGCCGTCGCAGGCCGCCTCGAGGAGGCATCCGACCGCGGGCGCGAGAGCCTCGAGCTGGCTGGGCGCCGCTCCAACACCGGCATCGAGGCGTGGGCGGGAGCGGTCCTGGCCTTCATCGAGGTCGAGAGCGGGCGCCCAGAGCTCGCGCTCGAGACGTTGTACGCCACCTGCGGCGGGGCCCAGCTGACGGGGATCCCCGGCGGGTGGCGCACCTACGCGTTCGACATCGCCGTACGTGCCCACGTGGCGCGCGGTGACGTACGCCGGGCAGAGGAATGTGCCGCTGGCGCCACCGCGTGGGCGGACGTCGTGGGGCTGCCGTTCGCGCAGTCCCTGGCTCGCCGGGCGGTGGCGGCGTGTGCCTTGGCCGGCGGCGACCACGCTCGAGCGGCCGAGGCGGCCCGCGCCGCGGCAACCGCTGCGGACCTCGTCGGCGCCCGGGTCGACGCTGCCCGGGCCAGGACCCTCGCAGGTCGAGCCGTAGAAGGGACGGGCGACCTCGAGGGCGCTGTCGCGCTCTGGACCGAGGCGGCCGCCACGCTGGACGCCTGCGGCGCACGTCGCTTCCGCGACGAGGCCGAGCGCGAGCTCGGACGGGTGGGGCGGCGACCCCACCGGAGGACCTCACCGGGATCCGGGGTCGCGGGGCTCGCCTCACTCACCGCACGCGAGCGCGAGATCGCCGACCTCGTGGTGGACCGGCTGACCAACCCGGAGATAGCCCAGCGGATCTTCCTGTCGACCAAGACGGTGGAGAGCCACCTGCGCAACATCTTCCGCAAGGTCGGCGTGGGCTCGCGCACCGAGCTGGCACGTCTGGTGGATGCTCGCGGCTGA
- a CDS encoding EamA family transporter has translation MNTARRLAVAAVLVMGASLAVQGSAVLTHPMFAELGASGVSGLRFLLAAGLAVALVRPRWAGRSTTSWTWIVIYGSIIAAMNVAMYRALEHLPLGVAVTIELLGPLALGATRLPRRWLRGLPLVSVAGLVLVARPDSDLPVIGLVFAGCAAAALAAYAVVAERISTMTTGNGWDELALALVVAAAWTLPLSWHALPTLGVTHLPRLLVAAGVGVLLAFSLDFLAVRRSSARIVAVLLSFDPVLGAALGWVFMAQTLSVATLLGIGLIVTAGVATCAWHTEGTSRAGHEGTAATGRLGSAGD, from the coding sequence ATGAACACCGCGCGCAGGCTGGCCGTCGCCGCCGTCCTGGTCATGGGCGCGTCCCTGGCCGTCCAGGGATCGGCCGTGCTCACCCACCCGATGTTCGCCGAGCTCGGCGCGAGCGGGGTCTCGGGGTTGCGCTTCCTCCTGGCCGCCGGTCTTGCTGTCGCGCTGGTGCGACCGCGCTGGGCCGGGCGCTCCACGACCTCATGGACGTGGATCGTCATCTACGGCTCCATCATCGCGGCCATGAACGTGGCGATGTACCGCGCCCTCGAGCACCTTCCGCTCGGAGTCGCAGTCACCATCGAGCTCCTCGGTCCACTGGCCCTGGGCGCGACCCGTCTGCCGCGCCGTTGGCTGCGTGGGCTTCCCCTCGTCAGCGTCGCCGGTCTCGTCCTCGTTGCCCGACCCGACAGCGACCTCCCGGTCATCGGGCTGGTGTTCGCAGGCTGTGCGGCCGCAGCCCTGGCGGCGTACGCCGTGGTCGCTGAGCGGATCAGCACCATGACCACGGGCAACGGCTGGGACGAGCTCGCCCTGGCCCTGGTGGTCGCCGCCGCGTGGACACTGCCGCTCTCGTGGCATGCCTTGCCGACACTCGGGGTGACCCACCTGCCCCGGCTGCTCGTCGCCGCAGGGGTCGGGGTGCTGCTGGCCTTCAGCCTCGACTTCCTCGCCGTGCGCCGAAGCTCCGCCCGCATCGTCGCCGTGCTCCTGTCGTTCGACCCGGTCCTCGGAGCCGCCCTCGGGTGGGTGTTCATGGCGCAGACCCTCAGCGTGGCGACGCTGCTCGGCATCGGCCTCATCGTGACCGCCGGCGTGGCGACCTGCGCATGGCACACAGAAGGCACCAGCCGAGCTGGGCACGAAGGGACAGCAGCGACCGGGCGGCTGGGCAGTGCCGGTGATTGA